The Leifsonia sp. ZF2019 DNA segment CATTGGTGAACGTCGGCGACTGGGTGTTGCCCATCTCGGTGACGTCCGGCGTGTTGTTGGCGTCGGGGAGGGCCGTGGTGAGCTTGGTGACGATGTCGCCCCAGTCCTGCTGCTCGATCTTGAGGGTCGCCCCGGTCTCCTTGTTGAACTCCGTCTTCAGGTAGTTCCGCAGCTCATCCGGGGTGTCGGAGCCGACGAGCCACAGGGTGACCGTCTTGCCCTTCCCGTCGGTGCTGGGAGCGGACGATCCGCCGGAGGCGCATCCCGCGAGCACGAGAGCGGAAGCCGTAGCCACTGCGGCGAGGCCGACGAGCTTTCTCTTCATTGCTGTTCCTTTCGTAATGATCGGGCTTTCTCTGGTGGTCGATGTGTGCGGTTGCCACACCGTGGTGCAGGGGTCGGTGGTTCCGAAGTGCTGTGTTACGAGACCCCGAGCCGTCCGGAGAGGACGAGTACGGCCGCGCCGCGCAGGACGATGTCCTGCCCCTGCGTGGTCATCCGGAGCGCGAGGTCGGCGTGGTTCTCGGCCATCGTCCGGCTCCGGAGCGTGTGGATGGTCGCCTCGGCGAGGGGGCCATCGAGAAGGTCGGTCGGGCCGCTGAGCACGATCTCCGACAGGTTGAGGGCGCCCACGACGGGGGCGAGGGCGATGCCGAGACGCTGCCCGGCTTCCCGGAGGGCGGGCGTGACGTCGGCGCCGGCGGCCCGCGCCTCGGCGATGCCTCGACGCAGCCGGGGCACGCTGAGCCAGTGCTCGAGCACCTGGTCGCGGTTGTAGGTCGCCTCGAGCCCGAGATCGGTGCCGACCATGACCTGCCCGATCTCGCCCGCTGCGAAGTGGCTGCCGTAGACGAGCGCGCCGGCGACGATCAGCCCGGCGCCGATGCCGTGCCCGACGCGGATGAGCATCAGGTCGCCCGCCGCTCCCCCGTAGCTGTGCTCGGCGAGCACGGCGGCGTTGGCGTCGTTGGCGACGATGACCGGCAGCCCGGTGGCGAGCTGCAGCTCGTCCTGGAGCCGCAGGCCGTGCCACCCCAGGTTGGGCGCGGTGAGGATGGTGCCGGCCAGGTCCACGACGCCGGGCGAGCCGACACCGATGCCGAGCACCGGCGCGGTCGCGAGGGCGACGAGGTCGGCGACGAGGCGGCGCACCTTGTCCGCGGCCGCCTCCCCTGTCGCGCCGTCGAGGGGGAGGTCGGCCGTGGCGAGGATGGCGCCGTCGAGGTCCATGACCGCGCCGCGGAAGCGGTCGTGGTCGCTCAGATCGACGCCGACGATCTGGTGGGCGGCGCGGTCGATGTCGAGCAGCACGGCCGGCTTTCCGGGGCGTGCCGACTCGCGCTGGCCGAGCTCGACGACCAGGCCCTCGGCGATCAGCTCGGCGACGAGGTCGGAGACCGTCACGCGGGTGAGACCGGTCTCGCGCGCGAGGTCGGCCCGGCTCTGCTCTCCCGACCGGTAGAGGGTCTGCAGGACGAGCGACCGGTTGTGGCTGCGCGCGTGCTCTGGAAGCACCTTGGCCCGGGGGCGGAGCGCCCGGCCGGGAGTGAGGCCGGCGAGACCCGCGAGCGCACTGTCGGCCGGCGCCGTGGCGGCGTCCGAACCCTGCGTCCTCGTCGTGGTCATGTTTGTTAGTAAAGCTTACGAACAAAAGAAACGCAAGCGTGGAGACGGGGAATCTCCGGCGGACGGAAGGCGAGGGGGGGTCGGCCGCCGCAGTGGACGGCCGACCCCCTCCGACACTCACCGGGGGGATCGGGATGTCAGAACGCCCAGTCCTCGTCTTCCGTCTCGACCGCCGTGCCGATCACGTACGACGACCCGGAGCCGGAGAAGAAGTCGTGGTTCTCGTCCGCGTTGGGCGACAGCGCCGACAGGATGGCGGGATTCACGGCGGTCGCCGCGGCCGGGAAGAGCGCCTCGTAGCCGAGGTTCATCAGGGCTTTGTTGGCGTTGTAGGCGAGGAACCGGGTCACGTCCTCCGTGAGGCCGACGCCGTCGTAGAGATCGGCGGTGTACTCCAGCTCGTTCTCGTAGAGGTCCTGCAGCAGCGCGTAGGTGTAGTCCTTCACCTCGTGCCGTCTGCGCTCCCCCGCCTGCTCCAGCCCCCGCTGGAACTTGTAGCCGATGTAGTAGCCGTGCACGGCCTCGTCGCGGATGATCAGCCGGATGAGGTCCGCCGTGTTCGTCAGAGTCGCCCGGCTCGACCAGTACATCGGCAGGTAGAAGCCGGAGTAGAACAGGAACGACTCCAGCAGCGTCGAGGCGACCTTGCGCTGCAGCGGGTCGTCGCCGGTGTAGTAGTCGAGCACGATGCGCGCCTTCTTCTGCAGGGCGGCGTTGCCGGTCGACCACTCGAACGCCGCGTCGATCTCCGGGGTGGAGGCCAGGGTCGAGAAGATCGACGAGTAGCTCTTGGCGTGCACCGACTCCATGAACGCGATGTTGGTGTACACCGCCTCCTCGTGCGGGGTCAGCGCGTCGGGGATCAGCGAGACCGCGCCGACCGTGCCCTGGATGGTGTCGAGCAGGGTCAGCCCGGTGAAGACGCGCATCGTGAGCGTCTGCTGCTCCGGCGTGAGCTTCGCCCAGGACTGCACGTCGCCCGAGAGCGGCACCTTCTCGGGCAGCCAGAAGTTCGCGGTGAGGCGGTTCCACACCTCGACGTCCTTCTCGTCCTCGATCCTGTTCCAGTTGATGGCATCGACGCGCCGGATCAGCGCGACCTTCTCTGACATGGCTCTCCTCAGTGGTTCGTGTGTGTGGTGCGGGGTGGGCCGGGCGTCACAGCATGCAGCTGACGCATCCCTCGACCTCGGTGCCCTCCAGCGCGAGCTGGCGGATGCGCACGTAGTAGATCGACTTCACACCCGACCGCCAGGCGTGGATCTGGGCGCGGTTGATGTCGCGCGTCGTGGCGGTGTCCGGGAAGAACAGGGTCAGCGAGAGCCCCTGGTCGACGTGCTGCGTGGCGGCGGCGTAGGTGTCGATGATCTTCTCCGGGCCGATCTCGTACGCGTCACGGTAGTACTCGAGGTTGTCGTTCGTGAGGAACGGCGCCGGGTAGTAGACGCGGCCGATCCTCCCCTCCTTGCGGATCTCGATCTTCGACGCGATGGGGTGGATGGACGAGGTCGCG contains these protein-coding regions:
- a CDS encoding ROK family transcriptional regulator; its protein translation is MTTTRTQGSDAATAPADSALAGLAGLTPGRALRPRAKVLPEHARSHNRSLVLQTLYRSGEQSRADLARETGLTRVTVSDLVAELIAEGLVVELGQRESARPGKPAVLLDIDRAAHQIVGVDLSDHDRFRGAVMDLDGAILATADLPLDGATGEAAADKVRRLVADLVALATAPVLGIGVGSPGVVDLAGTILTAPNLGWHGLRLQDELQLATGLPVIVANDANAAVLAEHSYGGAAGDLMLIRVGHGIGAGLIVAGALVYGSHFAAGEIGQVMVGTDLGLEATYNRDQVLEHWLSVPRLRRGIAEARAAGADVTPALREAGQRLGIALAPVVGALNLSEIVLSGPTDLLDGPLAEATIHTLRSRTMAENHADLALRMTTQGQDIVLRGAAVLVLSGRLGVS
- the nrdF gene encoding class 1b ribonucleoside-diphosphate reductase subunit beta, with protein sequence MSEKVALIRRVDAINWNRIEDEKDVEVWNRLTANFWLPEKVPLSGDVQSWAKLTPEQQTLTMRVFTGLTLLDTIQGTVGAVSLIPDALTPHEEAVYTNIAFMESVHAKSYSSIFSTLASTPEIDAAFEWSTGNAALQKKARIVLDYYTGDDPLQRKVASTLLESFLFYSGFYLPMYWSSRATLTNTADLIRLIIRDEAVHGYYIGYKFQRGLEQAGERRRHEVKDYTYALLQDLYENELEYTADLYDGVGLTEDVTRFLAYNANKALMNLGYEALFPAAATAVNPAILSALSPNADENHDFFSGSGSSYVIGTAVETEDEDWAF